A genomic stretch from Nitrospira sp. includes:
- a CDS encoding sigma-54 dependent transcriptional regulator, whose translation MGAGKILIVDDEVDALDNCRRILSRLGYDCSTEHDPLRAVQRIQLERPDLVFTDLRMPGLDGIGLLVEAKRVDPRINVVLMTAYATVQTAVASMRYGALDYVLKPYTSQILEAVARRAFEQTGSAPAGALSWAGLDGPAGISGTGDMSAIGRILGRSLAIQEVKDLIKKVARTDANILIYGESGTGKELVARAIHDESERTRQPFIPLDCVAMPDTLLESELFGHEKGAFTGAHAAKVGLFEMANHGTVFLDEVSGMSQALQSRLLRVLQERHVRRVGGTRYADIDVRVIAASNRDLEEACRKGEFREDLYYRLNVIPILLPPLRERNGDVQVLAQEFLTRYRGRGSAGSEAQPAFDPAALACLKAHPWPGNVRELQNVIERVAALADGPTIRAEHLPERIRAARAEESSAEEAASYKHAKQEVVRSFERSFLLELLKRHDWHMSNAAQEAGVDRKTIERMVKRHGLREPG comes from the coding sequence ATGGGAGCAGGTAAGATACTAATCGTCGATGATGAAGTCGATGCGCTGGACAACTGTCGCCGCATCTTGAGCCGGTTGGGGTATGACTGTTCGACGGAGCACGATCCGTTGCGCGCCGTGCAACGGATACAGCTGGAGCGTCCCGATCTGGTCTTTACGGATTTGCGCATGCCGGGCCTTGACGGGATCGGCCTGTTGGTTGAGGCAAAACGGGTGGATCCCAGGATCAACGTGGTCTTGATGACCGCCTATGCCACCGTGCAGACCGCGGTAGCCTCCATGCGGTATGGCGCCTTGGACTATGTGCTGAAGCCCTATACCAGTCAGATTTTGGAAGCGGTGGCCAGACGGGCGTTTGAACAGACCGGATCGGCACCCGCCGGCGCTCTCTCCTGGGCCGGTCTCGACGGACCGGCGGGGATTTCTGGCACCGGCGATATGAGCGCCATCGGGCGCATTCTTGGGCGGAGCCTGGCGATTCAAGAGGTGAAGGATCTCATCAAGAAAGTTGCGCGGACGGACGCCAATATTTTGATCTATGGCGAAAGCGGGACGGGTAAGGAATTGGTGGCTCGGGCCATTCATGATGAAAGTGAGCGGACCCGCCAGCCGTTCATTCCCCTCGATTGTGTCGCCATGCCGGATACGTTGCTTGAATCGGAGTTATTCGGCCATGAGAAGGGGGCGTTTACCGGGGCGCATGCGGCGAAGGTCGGCCTCTTCGAAATGGCCAATCACGGCACGGTCTTTCTGGACGAAGTCAGCGGAATGAGTCAGGCCCTCCAATCGCGACTGCTTCGCGTGTTGCAGGAGCGCCATGTGCGTCGTGTGGGCGGGACACGCTATGCGGACATCGACGTCCGGGTGATTGCCGCGTCCAATCGCGATTTGGAAGAAGCCTGCCGAAAGGGCGAGTTCCGGGAGGATCTGTATTATCGGCTGAACGTGATTCCCATTCTGCTGCCGCCGTTGCGGGAACGTAACGGGGATGTTCAGGTGTTGGCGCAGGAGTTTCTCACGCGCTATCGCGGGCGGGGGAGCGCCGGGTCAGAAGCTCAGCCGGCGTTCGACCCGGCGGCCCTGGCCTGCTTGAAGGCCCATCCGTGGCCCGGCAATGTCCGGGAGCTCCAGAATGTGATCGAACGGGTGGCGGCGCTGGCCGATGGACCCACGATTCGGGCCGAGCATCTTCCCGAGCGGATTCGCGCGGCGCGCGCGGAGGAGTCGTCGGCTGAAGAGGCGGCATCGTACAAACATGCCAAGCAGGAAGTCGTCCGTTCGTTCGAACGCAGTTTTCTCCTGGAGCTTTTGAAACGCCATGACTGGCACATGAGCAATGCGGCGCAAGAGGCCGGTGTGGATCGTAAAACGATCGAGCGCATGGTCAAGCGGCATGGCCTTCGCGAGCCCGGTTAG